In Leptospira licerasiae serovar Varillal str. VAR 010, the genomic window CCTTAGTAAAAGATTATATTCGGAAAGGAGATATCACCGGAGGAATGATCCCTAAAGTAGAATGTTGTCTTTCTGCGATCGACCAAGGAGTCAGAAGGACTCATATTATTGACGGAAGAGTCCCTCATTCTATCCTGATCGAAATCTTTACCGATCAAGGGATCGGCTCCTTGATCGAATGAGAGGGAAACTCCGAATCTCCTTGACAGGAGTTGGATTTGGGCTGGAATAAGCCCTCCCGATTTGAAAATCTCTCAAAAAAAGAAGTAATCCCGGACCAAATGAGTTTCAAACAGCTCTCCTTAGCTCTTATTTCAGACATTACCGCCAGGATCAACTCCACGGACGATCTGGAAGAACTTTTGGGAATTATCATAGAGACCACAAAAGATGTACTCAATACGGAAGGATGTTCCCTTCTACTCTATGATCCGGACGAAGATTGTCTAGTATTCCAAGTTGCAAAAGGTGATAAGGGAGAATCCCTCACCGAATTAAAAGTCCCTAGAGGAAAAGGGATCGCCGGAATGGTTCTAGAAAGTCTCGAACCGGTCATAGTAAATGACGCGGCAAACGATTCTAGAATTTACAGAAACATAGACGACGCAGTCGGTTTCACCACAAAAAATCTGATCTGTGTTCCGATGAAAGCGCAAGGGGAGATCCAAGGAGTTCTGGAAGCGGTTAACTCTCTAGAAAGACCCGAATTCACAAATAAAGACATTAAAATATTAGAATATCTTTCCGATCTTGCTGCGATCGCGATCAGGAACAGAAGATTGATCCGCGACTTAAAAGATCGTGCGAGAGAGCTGGATTGCCTCTATCAGATCAGCCAGGCGATCTCCAATATAAGCGAGTTGGATCAGTTCTTAAACCTTACGGTAAACGCGATCTCGGACGTATTGGGTGCGGAAAGAGTTTCTTTGATCTTCCAAAATCCTAGGACAAAAGCGTTCGAACTTTCCAAGTCCATCGGTTTCAGTTTAGAAGAAGAATCCCACTTAGTGGACGAATCCCGAGGGATCTTGAATGAAATTTTGTCACAAGGAAGTGCGATCCTAGTTCAAGGACAAACGGATATCAATCCTGACCTTCTCACACCGAACCGTTATAAGACTAGGTCTTTTGTTTCTGTTCCGATCCGTCAGGATGGGACCATCATAGGCGTTCTAAATGCCGCAGATAAGATGAGCGGAGATAGTTTTTCCCACCAAGATCTTTCTATCTTAAGCACGATCTCTAACCAGATCGCAGAGGCATATAATAGCCTTTTGGCAAAAAACCAAAAAGAGAAGTTAACTTCCATCCGAAGAGATATGCAGATCGCTTCTCAGATCCAGCTCAACTCGTTGCCTAATATTCCGAAAAAGATGCATCTATTGGAGATCGAAACTTCTTACACAGCATCCAAGGAGATCGGCGGAGACTTCTATGATCTGATCTATCATAATCCTGACGAAGTAAGTATCCTGATCGCTGACGTTTCCGGAAAAGGGATCGCTGCCGCGCTCTTCATGGAATTTTCCAAAACGATTATCGCGGGGGAAGTAGCTCGTAACTCTTCCACAAGCATCAGCCTTATGGGAGCGAATCGGATCATCCAGGAAAAGTCCGGTTATTTTATGTTTGTAACCGTTATGCTCACCCGCATCAATATGCTCAAAAAAAGAATACGTTATTCTAGCGCGGGTCATAACGAGCAGCTATTATATAAAGCTAAGGAGAAGAAGGTTCTACTTCTCTCCGGAAAAGGAATGCCTCTAGGGATTAAAGAGTCGGAGATAGAAGAACATGAAGTGGAATACCAACCCGGAGACCTTCTTGTTCTATACACCGACGGAGTAAGCGAGACTACAAATGAAACCGGAGAAATGTATTCTCTGGAGAATCTTGCGAAACTGATCGAAAGAAACGGGGACATGCCCGTGGAAAATCTAAAAGAACTGATCCTGGATACCACAGACGCATTCAGAGGGGATGCAGATCCTCATGACGATTACACTTTAGTAATGGTCCGACTCAATTAGAATTATATAATCCGTTTCGGAAAAAATTCTTATACTTATTCAGATACCATACGAGCGGGTTGTCCAGTTGAGGCCAATAATGTTCTCCACAAAGTACTCTTAGTAGGCTGTAGTACCTTTCTTTCCTGAATAGCGATATCGATAGGAAGATGAGTAAACACGTTATTCCACATTCCGATCACTAGATCCGTCTTGCCTGACATAGCTGCGTGTACTGCATTCTGGGCCAGAAATCCGCAGAAAATGGAATCCTCAGGGTTTGCGGGAATGGAACGAATGATATAGCTCGGGTCTATATATTTTACGTTCACTTCTATCTTCTCCGCTTTGAAGAAATCCTGGATGGAATTTTTGAGATAAACGCCTATATCGCCTAACTTTAGATTTCCGGAAGCGTCCCTTTCTTCAGATTTTCCGAAAAACTTTTGTCCTGCTCCTTCCGCTACGATGATCACCGCGTGCTTTCTGGTTAAGATCCTATTTCTTAATACATCTAAAAAGGAACCTTTTCCATGTAGATCGAAGTCCACTTCAGGGATCAGGCAATAATTTACGTTTTGAGAAGCGAGGGCTGCATTGACCGCGATAAATCCGGAATGCCTTCCCATTAATTTTACAACACCGATACCATTCGGTGCACCTTTTGCTTCTACGTGCGCGCATTCTACCGCTTCCATCGCTTTAGAGAAGGCTGTGGAAAATCCGAAAGTTTTTTGCACATAATTGATATCGTTATCTATCGTTTTAGGAACTCCTATGACAGAGATCTCTTCTCCTCGTCTATCTATCTCTTTTACGATCTCTTTAGCTCCTCTTAAAGTACCGTCTCCTCCGATACAAAACAACATTTTGACCCCGTACAATGAGAGTCGATCCACCATATCCGAGGGGCTTTGATTTCCTCTGGAAGAAGCAAGAATAGTTCCTCCGTCCCTTCCTATATGAGCCACATTTTCAGGGTTCAACTCTATAGGTTTATGATCGAATTTTTTGACAAGGCCTTGGTAGCCGTACGGAAATCCAAGGATACGTTTGACCCCGTATCTATAATTTAATTCCATTACGATGCCTCGGATCACATCGTTGATCCCAGGGCAAAGCCCTCCACAGGTAACGATCCCGGCAGTCACCTCTTTAGGATCGAAGTAGATCTTATTTCTGGGACCCGCTTGCTCGAAAAATT contains:
- a CDS encoding GAF domain-containing SpoIIE family protein phosphatase, translated to MSFKQLSLALISDITARINSTDDLEELLGIIIETTKDVLNTEGCSLLLYDPDEDCLVFQVAKGDKGESLTELKVPRGKGIAGMVLESLEPVIVNDAANDSRIYRNIDDAVGFTTKNLICVPMKAQGEIQGVLEAVNSLERPEFTNKDIKILEYLSDLAAIAIRNRRLIRDLKDRARELDCLYQISQAISNISELDQFLNLTVNAISDVLGAERVSLIFQNPRTKAFELSKSIGFSLEEESHLVDESRGILNEILSQGSAILVQGQTDINPDLLTPNRYKTRSFVSVPIRQDGTIIGVLNAADKMSGDSFSHQDLSILSTISNQIAEAYNSLLAKNQKEKLTSIRRDMQIASQIQLNSLPNIPKKMHLLEIETSYTASKEIGGDFYDLIYHNPDEVSILIADVSGKGIAAALFMEFSKTIIAGEVARNSSTSISLMGANRIIQEKSGYFMFVTVMLTRINMLKKRIRYSSAGHNEQLLYKAKEKKVLLLSGKGMPLGIKESEIEEHEVEYQPGDLLVLYTDGVSETTNETGEMYSLENLAKLIERNGDMPVENLKELILDTTDAFRGDADPHDDYTLVMVRLN
- a CDS encoding ATP-dependent 6-phosphofructokinase, with translation MNTKIRNFGPCKIESPAAYEYYTADESKVVFKTVFETEESWKDYIGEGAEFFEQAGPRNKIYFDPKEVTAGIVTCGGLCPGINDVIRGIVMELNYRYGVKRILGFPYGYQGLVKKFDHKPIELNPENVAHIGRDGGTILASSRGNQSPSDMVDRLSLYGVKMLFCIGGDGTLRGAKEIVKEIDRRGEEISVIGVPKTIDNDINYVQKTFGFSTAFSKAMEAVECAHVEAKGAPNGIGVVKLMGRHSGFIAVNAALASQNVNYCLIPEVDFDLHGKGSFLDVLRNRILTRKHAVIIVAEGAGQKFFGKSEERDASGNLKLGDIGVYLKNSIQDFFKAEKIEVNVKYIDPSYIIRSIPANPEDSIFCGFLAQNAVHAAMSGKTDLVIGMWNNVFTHLPIDIAIQERKVLQPTKSTLWRTLLASTGQPARMVSE